From Bos indicus isolate NIAB-ARS_2022 breed Sahiwal x Tharparkar chromosome 4, NIAB-ARS_B.indTharparkar_mat_pri_1.0, whole genome shotgun sequence, the proteins below share one genomic window:
- the C4H7orf78 gene encoding putative uncharacterized protein C7orf78 homolog isoform X1, with protein sequence MSELFFFFLLHKSFRAYPGPERKYSIHRCYSGILHQFPYLLQISTCENALASQTGRRRRDTAERLHCLMQDLNSKWKINALQPPQSEVKVNIWEIKPPDFSYKLYTSLRLAEKPSRTIMQEERRKIPDFPGKMVHLPSLRNPPKKAVSPKFITTFPRLDSHKAKLMFVESGKYPNGVYLNPKPHDFRQNECNLPNFVTTYEKDPFGLKFKSQHLSTVSGCPLLKNGQQNSTERFITYKPRECAWDSKLILPKAPWPVKSASYTRHRRRRGAYSAFMDRVEEKFNKTCKTMGKNFKISC encoded by the exons AtgtctgagctttttttttttttcctgcttcataaATCTTTTAGAGCTTACCCTGGCCCAGAGAGAAAATATTCGATACACCGTTGCTACAGTGGCATACTTCACCAGTTTCCATATCTGTTGCAGATTTCAACCTGTGAAAACGCCCTTGCGTCCCAGACAGGTAGGAGACGCAGGGATACTGCAGAGAGGCTGCACTGTCTCATGCAAGATCTCAAttccaaatggaaaataaatgcactGCAACCACCACAATCTGAAGTAAAAGTCAACATTTGGGAAATAAAGCCTCCTGACTTTAGTTATAAACTCTATACATCTTTGAGGCTTGCAGAAAAGCCATCAAGGACCATCAtgcaagaagaaagaagaaaaatccctGACTTTCCAGGAAAAATGGTTCACCTTCCCAGCCTAAGGAATCCTCCCAAGAAGGCCGTATCTCCTAAATTTATAACTACATTTCCACGTCTGGATTCACATAAAGCAAAGTTAATGTTTGTGGAGAGTGGAAAATATCCAAATGGTGTATACCTTAATCCAAAACCACATGACTTTCGACAG AACGAATGTAATTTACCAAATTTTGTGACGACTTATGAAAAGGATCCTTTTGGATTAAAATTTAAGTCACAACACTTAAGTACAG TAAGTGGATGCCCATTGCTGAAAAATGGTCAACAGAACAGCACAGAAAGATTTATCACCTACAAGCCTCGTGAATGCGCCTGGGATTCAAAGCTAATTTTACCAAAAGCCCCTTGGCCCGTTAAATCCGCTTCATACACA AGACACAGAAGGCGGCGAGGTGCATA